Part of the Pirellulales bacterium genome is shown below.
GCGTTCGTTTCGGTGAGAGGCAAATTCGTCGGGCTGAAGGACCACGTCGTCGCGTTGCCGACGCTATCGACCAGCTTGGTCTCGTTGCCCGCGGGATCCAGCGTGATTTGCGTGACTCCTCCGTTGGCATCGGTCGTTTGCACGAGGCGATAGCGCGAATCGTACTCGTCGCTCTGGGTGTGGTTGAGCGGATCGGTGGTGCTGAGAAGTTCTCCGCCATTCCCATAGACGTAGGTTGTCGTGTGGGAGAGGTTGTCTTCGATCGAGGCGGTTTGGCCATTCACCGTGAAGGTCGTGGTCGTGTATTGGCCGAGCGCGTTTTCCACCTGGTTTTGCCGTCCGTCGGTATCGTAAAAATAGCTGGTGGTGGGTCCGGTACCTGAACCGCTCGGGGGCGGCAGCGACATGCTCGTCAACTGGCTGACGTCCGTGTTGGCGTAGGCCCAGGCGGTCGTGCCCAGGGCCGTCGTCTCCGAGGTTTTGCGTGAGTCGTTATCGTAGCCGAGGGTGGTTTCGGGCCCGGATTGGCCTTGGGCCGGCGCCGGCAACGTTTCGCTCGCAAGGCGGTTGAGTTTGTCCCAAGTTTCAGAGGTAACTTCATTGAGGGCATTGGTGTACGTTAGTGTATTTCCGTTGGCATCGTACGTCCAGGCCAGCGTTGGGGATGCGTCGCCGGTGGCCGCGGGCGGCAGCGTCTCTTGGACCGGCTCGTTCCGCGAGTTCCACTCGTAACCGGTGACTTCGCCCATCGGCGTTTCGGTCGTGAGGACGTTGTTGTCCTTGTCATACGTTGTCGAAGTCACTCCCCCCGCCGCGTTCGTGACGCTCACGACGCGCCCCAAAACGTCGACGTCGCTCACGGTCTGGTGCCCGTTCTCGTCCTGATAGCTCGCTTGGTAATCATCTGCGTTATAGCCGAACTGTTCGTTCGAGTTGTCGGGCCAGATAATCTCGACGAGGCGTTCGTCGCTGTCGTAGTGGTAAGTCACCGTTACCGTGCCGACGCCGTTGTTTGGGGCGGGCATGGTCATCGTCAGCGGCCGGCTATAGGTGTCATAAGTCCATGACACTTGTGCTCCGGATGGGTCCTGCTCGGTGAGGATATCCCCCTTGCCGTCAAACGTCCGCGACCACTCTTTGCCCATGCTGTCGGTGAAGGTGGCCCACTGGCCGAAGCTGCCGGCCGTGTAGGTGAAGGTGCCGTACGTCGGGCTCGCACCGGTGGCATAGGTCTCGTCTCCGGTGCTGTCGTAGTAAATGTTCGTGACGGGCGAGGCGTCGCCCGTGGCGGGCGGCGGTAGCGTAATGACGGTTGGCAGCCCGTTGGCGTCCCGCTGGATGGTCTCGGTGTTGCCGTAGGGGTCGACCTGGCTGATCGGTTCACCGAAGGCGTTTGTCTGGTATCCCGACTGGTCGCCGTTGGCGTCGGTGCTGGTCGGGTTGACCGAGGTGGAAAGGGTGAGGTTGCTCGGGCTGGAGGAATTCGTCGAGCCGTAGCCAAAATCCTGTTCGCTGGTGTCGCTGGTGCTGGCGCCGCCTGGCAGTGAAACGCCGCTCAAACGATGGTTGGCGTCGAGGGTAAACGACGTCTGGTTGAGGTTCGGGTTGCTTTCGCTCGACATGTAGTCGCCGCTGTAGGCGTATTGCCACACCGGCGCGCCCTGGCCGTTGCCGGGGTCGGGTTCCGTGATGCTCGTCAGGTTCGTGCCGCTGTGGGCGATCGTCCAGACACTATTGGCATAATCGGAAATCGATCTCGACAGGCCATTGGTGTAACTGAGGTCCACCGCGCGGCCCCATTCATCCACAATTGAAGTTAGATCGGCGCCGCTCCAGTTGTAGCTGGTGGCCTCTCCGGTCCGCTCCAAACGGCTGGTCAGGTAGCCGCCCGAGCCGAAGTTGAATGTGACCCCTACGTGCGTGACGAGCTGCCAGCCGCCGCCACTGACGGCGGTGAGCGTCGAGAAAGCGAACGGGCCGTTCGGCGAGGTATAGCTGCCGTCTTGGTTTTGCGAGTAGTACCACGCCCCACCGTCGCCGGTCGAGAGCAGCACGCCCGCCGGCACGCCTTGCACGTTGTTGACAAACAGCCGGTAGAGCCCCGGCATGTCCCAACCTTTGCCGAACGGGCTGGCGGAGTCGTTGACCACGTTTATCGCGCCGCTGATGGTCGTCGGCGCGGCCATGTCGGGGCTGGTCACCGTGAGCGACCACGGGTAACGGCCGCTGGCCAACGGCGATGTGTCGACCTGTTCGGCCAGATGCACGTGCGACGTCGTGCCGTTGAGCGAGGACATGCTGAAATAAACCGGCGGCTGTTGCACGCCGTTGAACGTCAGCGTGGCGGTGACGGTTTCCGACGCCGCAAGGCTGGTGGAAAGGCCGAGATCGGCCTCAATCACCTGGTCCGGCTGGGCCAAAACGCTGTCGTAGACGAGCGACAGGTTATGCGCCGTGGCCGGCGCGCCGTCGGCCGGCGCGGCGCTGACCGTGGTGCCACCGGAGCCGCCGGCGGGCAAGGGCGAGGTGATGGGCTGGTCGGCGTAGGGATCGCTGAGAATCTGCCGGCTGACGTGGATCGTATCGACGGGAACCTTGGTTTGGTCGCTGGCCGAGAGCACGCTGTACTCGGTTTGCAGCGTGGCGGTATAGGCCTGGCTGGACAGAATGCCGTCAGAAACCGTGAAACCAAACGCATCGGTCCCGATCCAGCCTGGATTGGGCGTGTAGGAAAAGGAACCGTCGGAATTGAGCTGCAGCGTGCCGTGAGTGGGCGCGCTGCTGAGCACCGCTGTGATGCTGTCGCCGTCGGGATCACTGGCCAGATTCAAAACTCCTTGGGCCGCCGATACGTTGTCCGTCTGGCCGTTCGGGAGCGAATACATTTGGTTGGCGCCGGTGGGGGCCTGGTCGGTGACGTCGATCGAGGCCGAAGCCGCGGCCGAGTAACTGTTTCCATCGTAGCCTTCAAAGGAAAAGCCGTCATTGCCGTAGTAGTGATATGCAGGCGTATAGGTAAGTGAACCGTCGGAATTGAGTTGCACCGTGCCATGGCTCGGCCCGCTCACCAACACGGCCGTGAGGTGAATGTTGTTTGGATCGCTGGAAAGCGTGAGCACGCCCGGCGCCGAGACGGTCAGCGTCTGGTCGTGAAGAGTGGAGTACTGCTGCGGTTGCACCTGTGGCTGATCGCTAACCATCAGACCGATCGATACGGTGGCCGCGGAACTGTACGTGCTGCCGTCGTACGCCTCGTAGGTGAACGAATCGCCGCCGAACGGAGGGAACGTGGTATTCGTGTAAGTCAAGGATCCGTCGGAATTGAGCGTCAGGGTGCCGTAGCTCGGCGGCGTGACGAGCACGGCGGAGAGCGGGCCGTTTCCGCCGGTATCGTTGGCCAAGACGCCGGCGTAAGCAGGTATGTTGATGGCGCCGCCGTTGTGATCGTAATAGTTGTCGGGGTTGGCGGTTGGGCCGGTCAAGAGCAGCCGCGCTTCGAGTGGTTGTAAGGTGGCGAGCGCGCCACGAAGCCGCGGGCGCGTTCGTCGCCGCTGGCCGCGCGGCAGAAATAGAGAGCGCACCAGCTCGCCGACGGGGGCGAGCCAGCCGGGAAGTTTCTCGAGGCGCGACCTCTTCTCGAGTTGGGTATGTTGTTTATCGCGCGATTTGGCGGTTTTCGCGGGCGGCAAGCGCATGATCGGCGTCCTTTCGGTGGCGGGGTGAAATGCGTCCCTCTGTATTAAGAGGACGTAAAAACCGCTTTTGCGCTCTGTTATAAGATTTAATACTCAAAAGTTAACTCAACGTCGCACGCCACAAGACATTGACGAGCAATGAGTTAGGATGACGCCGTCCGCCGCAAGTGCCGCGAAAACAAATTTCGCCGCTGCGCGCGGCTCCGCCCGCGCGCAAGGATCGGAGGGTAAAATTCCCCCCTAAGGACGCGGATCAGGAACTGGACCGTCAGAACATGGCCCCCGCCGCGCGCCGCGGGCGGCGGCGGGGAAGATTTTTGTCGGGGGGCTTGACCGGCCAATAGGGACGATATACTGGAAGCCATCGTTGGGCCAGGGAGCGGCCCGCGATCACCTCTGTGAGGGAAGTTTTCTATTCCAACGCCAACCGCGGACGAGGGATACGCCGCGAGGGGCAGTTTCGGACCCACGGCGCGGTTTGCGCTCGTCGCCCACAACGTCGCGCGACGACCGCGTCCGCTCGCGGACTCCCGACCTTCAAAGGGCCAGACCGCCTCGCGAGCGCCGCCGCGCCGGCAGACGCGAAGGGAGTTTGGCTATGGCCGGAGAGGAACAACGTTTTGAGTTGACCGATTGGGTGCTCGAGGCGATCGCGCATCGCCGCTGGCGGGGCACGAACGACAACCCCGCACTGGGAAAAGCGGTCCTGCACGTGGAGAAACGCCTGTTGCCCTGGGTGCGGGAGCAGCTCGAAAACGAACGGGACGACACCCCGCCCGACGCCGAAAACCTGGTGGCCGAGGCGGGCTGCAAAGCGCTGCTCCATTTCGATGAGTTTACGGGCGTTACGGGAGGCGAGTTCTATCGCTGGATGGAAACGATCGCC
Proteins encoded:
- a CDS encoding Ig-like domain-containing protein, giving the protein MRLPPAKTAKSRDKQHTQLEKRSRLEKLPGWLAPVGELVRSLFLPRGQRRRTRPRLRGALATLQPLEARLLLTGPTANPDNYYDHNGGAINIPAYAGVLANDTGGNGPLSAVLVTPPSYGTLTLNSDGSLTYTNTTFPPFGGDSFTYEAYDGSTYSSAATVSIGLMVSDQPQVQPQQYSTLHDQTLTVSAPGVLTLSSDPNNIHLTAVLVSGPSHGTVQLNSDGSLTYTPAYHYYGNDGFSFEGYDGNSYSAAASASIDVTDQAPTGANQMYSLPNGQTDNVSAAQGVLNLASDPDGDSITAVLSSAPTHGTLQLNSDGSFSYTPNPGWIGTDAFGFTVSDGILSSQAYTATLQTEYSVLSASDQTKVPVDTIHVSRQILSDPYADQPITSPLPAGGSGGTTVSAAPADGAPATAHNLSLVYDSVLAQPDQVIEADLGLSTSLAASETVTATLTFNGVQQPPVYFSMSSLNGTTSHVHLAEQVDTSPLASGRYPWSLTVTSPDMAAPTTISGAINVVNDSASPFGKGWDMPGLYRLFVNNVQGVPAGVLLSTGDGGAWYYSQNQDGSYTSPNGPFAFSTLTAVSGGGWQLVTHVGVTFNFGSGGYLTSRLERTGEATSYNWSGADLTSIVDEWGRAVDLSYTNGLSRSISDYANSVWTIAHSGTNLTSITEPDPGNGQGAPVWQYAYSGDYMSSESNPNLNQTSFTLDANHRLSGVSLPGGASTSDTSEQDFGYGSTNSSSPSNLTLSTSVNPTSTDANGDQSGYQTNAFGEPISQVDPYGNTETIQRDANGLPTVITLPPPATGDASPVTNIYYDSTGDETYATGASPTYGTFTYTAGSFGQWATFTDSMGKEWSRTFDGKGDILTEQDPSGAQVSWTYDTYSRPLTMTMPAPNNGVGTVTVTYHYDSDERLVEIIWPDNSNEQFGYNADDYQASYQDENGHQTVSDVDVLGRVVSVTNAAGGVTSTTYDKDNNVLTTETPMGEVTGYEWNSRNEPVQETLPPAATGDASPTLAWTYDANGNTLTYTNALNEVTSETWDKLNRLASETLPAPAQGQSGPETTLGYDNDSRKTSETTALGTTAWAYANTDVSQLTSMSLPPPSGSGTGPTTSYFYDTDGRQNQVENALGQYTTTTFTVNGQTASIEDNLSHTTTYVYGNGGELLSTTDPLNHTQSDEYDSRYRLVQTTDANGGVTQITLDPAGNETKLVDSVGNATTWSFSPTNLPLTETNALGTTTWGYNADSLVTSIQDADARVRDFVYNNDRQLTAENWMSGTTIVAAMAYSYDLAGELTSAGDLNSAYAFAYNGDGQVTSVDNAGTPNVPHVILASGYDLMGDRTSLSATIAGTADFLNSYSYDADQNLTMVQQQDVNGGNIVSPKEVDYGYNAIGQFTSVAAYNFIGVGPREDVLAGAYSYDNGARLTGIAYTSNGGTTTIDTLGWGYNAG